One Hevea brasiliensis isolate MT/VB/25A 57/8 chromosome 6, ASM3005281v1, whole genome shotgun sequence genomic window, CGAAACAGAAACTGATCCTGGGAACGACATCAGTGATCCAGGAAGGACTGCAGCTTGctagggtagcagagaatgaggTGACTCAGATTTTGCCAGTCACCAAGATCTTGTACTTGTCTTCAAAATACCTAATCATTATTTAACAAGAAGACTTCAAACAATCATCCAACAATGTATTAAACATCAAATAATTGTACTGATATCATCACCAGATTATCAAGTTTTATCAGATGATCATtaacattatataaaaaaaatagtaaGTACTTACCTGCCATCACCAACAACTGCAATTCAATGTGACAATCATAATGACTACAGGGCTACAGATCAAGCTATAAAACCAAAAGGAATGTAACAAACATAAGGACAATAAAAAAGAAACAGGAAATTAATATAGATGACAGTGTTGATTGGGTTGAGCAGTAGTCATAGTAGAAACATTGTTATAACCTAGTATACAGTATGAGAAGCATAACAAAGAGAATTGAGGAAATGTAGTAAAAATAAATGGAGCTAGGAAGAAAGATGATGAGGTACACTAGTCCAAGTGGAGATATGCCACAATGCTAGGCATGACTCATGCACAGGAGAAGATGCAAAGATAGGATTAGGCCCAATTGAGCCATTATCATGGAGACAAGTGAAAGAAATTTTGAATTGATTGGCACTTTATAGAGTTAATGGGAGTGCCTTGACTTGAGTATTGTCATGTCTGCTCTCGCCAAATGAGTAAATGCTTCTTACACTTTCTTACATGAGAGAAATATTGTGGCAGCTCCCTCTATCCCAAGAAAAGTATTAATTAATAGTCTCATTGGACCCTTAAGCAAGCTTCCTAGTCGATTGATCCAGGCAACCTTACCTCTTTCGAAAGAGTTGAGTCTGAATGGAACATGGAATCTATGGGCATTGTGGGAATAGATACAATGATATTTTCAAGAaaaaaggcagcacctaaattttcATGAGAATATGAATAAAATGCCATCAAGTGTTTTCAAAAAGATCATTGTTTCCTCCAAATATGCAGCAATTCAAAAGTTATTTCTTCAGTTTCAATATTTCAAATCCTAGGCCTGCACGTGCATCTATATAAGGATATATTACAAAAATTGCTACTTACTTTTATCTGAATTAACTCGAGGTTGATTCAATTGCAGAAATTATGCTTAATCTGAACCAGAACTTGCAGCACACGGAGCTTGCATATTGGCATTTGTATTACTCATAGGATCTCCACCACCAGTCTCTGATATTTGTTGGTTGTTTGATTCTGTTACTGAGCTATCTTCCTCACTGTTTGAAACAGAAGAAATACTGGTTCTATTGTTTTCTCTGGTTTCTAGTCGCTCCATCATTCGCGATACTGTTGCAATTCCAGCATTAACCTCTCTTCTAACCTCAGAACCAATATCTGCCATAGTATTGCTACGAGAAAAAAACCTCTCTCTCCATCCCCTAGTACTCTTTGAAATTGATTCTTTGTATCTAAAAGGAGTATAAATCAATTTCAGAATGCTAAACAAAAGCAGCAGAAATTCATTAACTTCACAAACCTTCAATTTTATAGAATGTTTTCCATATGATTGGATACCTCATTGAAACAGCATTTAACTTAGACTTCATAGAATCCGAAAAAGATTGTGATTCCGATGGTCCTGCTCTGTCTTGGCTATTTGGGGAAGACTGATTAGGAGACCTCCTAGAGTCACAATGTAACACAATTGCAAACAAATGTACTAAAATTAGATGTTTCACAAACAAAATTCATCTATGAAGCTAAGCTTATGTTCATCTATTGAAAGTAAACTATCAATAACAAAGCAAACAGGACTTCCGAAGAAACATGAATAAGGAACAGGGTACAGAGAGAGAACAGGCTTTAACAATAGTAATACCTATTGTTCAATAAATTTTCCCGTTCACTGGAAGCAAGAATACTAGATCCAGAAGAAGAAGCAGATGCGGGCTCAGCTTGGACATCAGATGATTGCGGTGTAATTGGCTGTAAAGATTCTTCCTGAACATTCGCAGGAAGGGATGATAGAGTGGGTATTGAGATTGTAGCAACAGGTTCACCTTCTCTCTGAGCTGGAGAGGAAGAAATTTGTCCAGCTGGTGCATTAGGATGACTTGAGAATACTAAAAACTGTGGACGACCTTGAGCTGATGATCTGTTCCTCTGACCTTCCCGTCTAGCAATGTGACGCCGTCCCATTGCAGCAGCAGCAGCTAAGTGCTGGATTATACGCTCTTCAAGTTCAGCATCATTTGCACCCACTGGCAACTGCATTTTGCTCAATCGGTGAATTAATCATGACTATATTTAAACATGATTTATTGAAGTAAGACAAACAAAAGTTTCCAACAGGTCAAGGTAAAGTACAAACGTGCTCTAATTCAAAATCGCCCAGAGTTGGATGATGAAATATAGTCGCATTTCTAGATGGATTAAACCTAAGACTCCTCTCACGCTCCACAGCCTCAAGCAATTCTTGACTGCAAAAGCAAGGCAAATGAGTAATTCCTCTTCAAATCATATATAAGAAGAGATAAAGCAAAATATAACAGCATAATATAAACCTTGTAGGATCCTTCAGGCTGATAGGTTGCCAGCACATAGGGCATTGGGAGCTTCTTTGACACCTGCAACATCATTATAAAATTAAAGTTGGGCCGTCTATTATTATGTTTGACCACAGAGGAAAAGCCAAAACCAGTAAAAAGGTCTAACCTTTATCTTATTTTACTTAAAAACAAGCATCAAAGGAACACCTAGATTAACTAGCatgatgaaaatattttctttcaACAATCAAATAAGTCTGAATAGGAGAGGCAGGCTCTACTGGCATTGCAGTTTCACCTGCATCTTAAATCCTTTTCCATTTTGGGGGCAAGAGGTTTCACCCACTGTTGGAAGGACCACTGACTTACTGACATCTTAGTCAAGCCTATATTCTGGAGTGCAAAGAAGCCTGCACTGCATTTCTAAACACACACTTTAGGCTCCTTTAACAAAATGTAAGAAGCTTAATATAGTAAGCTACCAATAATAGTTTCGGAAaaagaagaaaagggagaaggggagggaggggggggggggggggtgtggtttGGTTGGTCTGTGTTACAAAAGAAGATAGGTTTCCAAGAACCCTTAAAATCCCAaagttgaaaaagaaaaaaagaaaagaagatgcAAAACTAGAGCAAACTTTAAAGGAAGAAAACAGTGATCATCCATTAATAGCACTATGATGTAGGCTTAAAGACAAGAACATTAAAAAGATAAAATGAGGGGGAATGGAGAAAAGGGAAAAAACAATTTGGAGAGGTGAACATTGCTAATATACATATAAGAACATCTATGATTGATGATACAACATTTACAAAAGAAAGATGGCAAATAGGTATGAACTATGATCACCCAAATTACTCCCATCACTTAAATCAAGATCACTGGCTAAATCAGAAGGTGCACTACAAAAACAACACTGTCTATCATAAATTCAAAACAGGATAAGAAATGAAGAATAGCTGAGAAAATCTTTCAAGCAAATTACACGTTAAGGGTAAAAAATGTTGTTTCCTGAACTGAAACAACTGGATAAGATAAATATAGTGTACATTTAGGTGCCAAAGCCAGGTCGATCATGGAAACTTAAACACGACAACATAAAAACCTATGTTTAATGTCCACTTCCTTGACTTTTTAAACTTAATTTCAGCTTCACAGTGGTATATAAAACTATGCAGATCTTCCCTGAGCTCAAggtcataataaaaaaaaatacgagAAATTCCAAAATTCATGATAAATAAATATACCATTCAAGAATGCATTGAAGATGGAACTCATGCTTGCAACTTGTTACCTGCAAAAGGAAAAACAAAATTTCTTAAAGGAACATTTATCAGATGCCAAATGAATAAAGCATTGATATTCATTACACATACAGTTGAAGGATCACTGTCACAGAAGGCTTCAAGGCATATGCTGCATGCATCATCACAGGCCTCCTGGATTCCACCTTCCACAAAAGCTGCAGCTGATGTCAAGTGTGCCTCTGACTTCACAGTCTCTTCCACTCCCTAGAATAGCAAACCAGAAAGCAGTGATTTACAATTCTCATATTAAATTACATGTGCATCATCATACTGATAAGAGTTTCGCATTCATATGGATCTAGAAAATAAAACAGTAAACCGTGAAGAATAACCCTTTATCCCAGAAGTTCAATTAGAAATACAACGACAAACAACTATAAAATCAATATACCCACAGAATTACATTAATTTTGCACACGTAACAATTACAAATTTGGATTGACTACACATATAAACAGGTTCACATGCGTGGAGTTTGTGGCAAtagaaatgaagctgaaagaCTCCTAATCTACTACATTCCCTGCAAATAAATAAAGCACCCATACCATTAGATTTTCAAAAAACCCCACATAATCTACAGACAAAAAAAAATCATACAAGCCCAAAATTCTTATGGTGATCTAGGAAATGTATAATAATCTAATAATCAATGAAAAAACCAAACCCCAAATATCCAATTTAGATATTTgccataaaaattatattagaaagcattgcaaaacaaaaactaagtaaaaagaatttaaactcacatCACGCCACTAAAAATGGTGCATCAATGGGAATCAAGTtgacattgaaaataaaaaatggaAATGCAAAAAGACTAAAGCCCACTGTTAAGCTTTACACCATATATAATAAACTGAGACTAAGCACAGCAATAGCATCCAGGTGAACCATGAAAAAAAAACCATTCAGATTCATTGAATTGCAGAAAAATTCGAGTTTTCAACTGCTTTCAAAAACAAAACCACTTTCTAGACacataaaacaaaaagaaaatttccAAGACAATTTTAAAATCCCATAAAAGTcagagaggaaaaagaaaaacaaaccaAATTTAGACACTATCATCCAGTGACTGACAAACTAAGGAAATAaagtaaaaatattaatcaaattttcttccaaaccaaacactaaaaaataaaaaacagagACTTTTCCTCTTCTTATACCTCCATGAAACCTCGATGATCACAGAGATGAAGTTGAATAACAAACAAGTTGGAACCCTAGATTTGAAGAGAATGATAACGCGTAGAAAGAGAGAGATATATATTGTTGGAGTAAACAGAAATGGAAAGACTTGTGTGTGCTAATTTTCCTTCCTGTTAATTGGGTTTGTTTTGTTGATTAATTTGATTCGATgacttctttttttatttttttttaataccgCAATGACTTCAAAGTCTGAGGCTCAGATCAGCTCGGCTCGATCCTCTATCACTGTGATATCAACACGTGGAGTAGTGACGGTGCTACTGCTAATTATCCTTCGACGTGTCTTCACTCTCTCCCAAGTGGGTTTATCCACCATTTAacaagggaagatgattcttcctgtttaattgtaatattataattttttaatttaaaaatataatataaaattttattaatttttaaattttatataataaatttttttaatatttaattactaattttgTAGTTAGATATTGATCTGGACAGTTTCAGTATagaatttagttaatatttttttctcttaatttatatgtaaattgaattattttctctatatagacagaataatttttcatgcataaagaaaataattttacactttacataagagaggagagagaaatactGATTAAACGCCATGTGTAAGTTAtaaaaattagtaattgaaagttagaaggattttactgtgtaaaatttgaaagtttagagaattttatattacattttaaagttaaaaaacTGTAGCGTTACAGCTATATAAGTTTAGGAACAGTTGTTAAATTTTATCCACTAATACTCTGTTGAGATAATGATTtgggataaatttcaataattgtccataaatttatatagttataacattacagtcctttatttttaaaatgtaacataaaactccctaaacttttaatttttatacagtaaaatttctctaactttcaattactgatttttcagttagaaactgacgtGAACAGCCCTCACATGACACTTAGTCAATTtttttctctcctctcttatgcaaagtgtaaaattattctctttacacatgaaaaattattcaaTGTATaaagagaaaaatgattcaatttacacataacttgagagagaaaagagaaatactgactaagctcagTACTGGAACTACTCACGTCAACGTCTAATTGCAAAACtagtaattgaaagttagaaggattttactatgtaaaatttgaaaattaatgagattttatgttacatttttaagttaagggactgtaatgttataactagataagtttagggataattatcaaaatttatcccaATGATTTGTGATGGTTTCGTATCATATGATatcattattttatatatttaaaggattatttttaaaaaaataataatttaaagttataaaataataaatttttaactgTTACTTTATTAtaactttttaaattattaaattaattgcttgacatatttaaaatttttattttttttattttatccctATGTAATATGTGGAATTTTgatcatatatttattattatatatttataagacatatttaatcattaattaaaaaataaaatatatctttaattattattacaataaccttatttataaattaatattttatttaaataaatattttaaaccatttatatatttaaaattgtaataaagggtattttagtaatttttatatttattttaccatATCATACTTTCTGTAATACCCACTATTTTCTGGCATCGAAATTTATGTGGTAGATGATATATTCTAGCGAATTCGAAGGTTTTTTAGATAAGAATATAGGGTTAAAAGTatatgtatacatacacatacatacacaatatatatatatatatatatatatatatatatatatatatatatatatatgtgtgtgtgtgtgtgtgtgtgtgtgtgtgtgtgtgtgtgtgtgtgatattcaaaatgcttttaaaaataaaaatattttaatggtTTTGactaaataaaagtttttaagtaTATTTTGGCAGAAGGAACTTCAGCAACAGAAGGATGGACTTTTAACAATCGAAGTCCTTTTTATTGTTTAAATCCATTTGTGATGGAATGGACTTTGGCAGTTAGAACTGAGGCTTCTGGCAGCCGAAAGTTCCTCGAAAGTGAGGGTATAAAAAGGAACCAAAGCTTATTTTTCTACCAAAACACTTggatttttttcttcttctctctctctctcttaacttCTGGAGCATACaaggagctctttgaagagatttccttggGCTTTTCAAGATCTAAAGGTCAATTCCTCTATAAGGAAGCTTGGGAGAGCAGATTTAAGATTTGGATCTATAGTTCTCTTGCCTTCAAGCTCCAAGAAAAGAGctaactttcttttcttcttgatctaatggGTAGATCCAAGCATGTTGATGAGAACTTAGgttttataacttcaatttctTGTGAAGTTGTGTTTAAGATGATTTTTGGGTAGTTTATACATGTTAGGGTTAGCATTTTATGTTTTTatattgaaattgcatgtttattGTTAGTTTAGTCATGTTTAAGTGTTATAGGCCATAAAAAGCTAGTTTTCCTTGATGGATTTGAGGGAATCCTTATTTATGTTATGTTAGTTTTGGGGAAAACTTAGGTTTTGTGTTCTTGGATGATGTATGTTAAAATTTAGCATGATTTCAAGTTGTTTTAAGCACTAGAGATGTGTATATGTATTTGGTTTATTTTTTGGAACTTTAGAATGAGTTTAGGGCTTTTGGGGAGTTTGAATTTATAGATTTTTAACttgaaaattctagaaattcaCAGGTTTGGCTGTTGAAAACCATAGTTTCGATAGCCGAAGCATGCAGTTTTTCAAAAAATCTAGATAATTTTCAGGTTAGTAGCCAAAGTCCAAGAATTCAGCAGCCACAGTCAGCACTAGACTAAAAGGTCATCTAAAGCCTGAGACTTTAGCAGCCGAATTCCAAGACTTCGACAGCCGAAGTAggttttgtaacacccccgttgtatagcctggtatatttcactgttccggtgaccggtgtcggtccggacaattaatgggattaggaccacacttaagacaatttgagaagccataaacacaaataattagtaatgtttaattagttaactataaataagaaaaacagaacataggaggttaaacgagccgagagtcacagcgatgagtgacctcctcgggaacgactgcgaagtcgttttaaactcaaatttcgaatcgtaaaaagtgacgctgcggtccttaggacccttatgaacacagtggaaaagagaaaatcatgaaaaagaactgttaagccagtcaaataattaggtcgtgagcctaagaaatattggattatttgcaaatcgggatgaaccgcgagggcaatttggtcaattgacctcgagtgactcgacctaatcacaaataaaatcggagaaaagaaaatttgaatcgacaattaaattaaagaactaatagaaaaagaaaaaatgaagagaaaatgaaaaagttgaaaagttgatgacatcatcatgatgatgtaactatgacttcataattaattttaatttaattaactaattgactaagtcaaattaaagactaaaaacaaaattgaaaagccaatttttttacttcttcttctttcttttttctctctttcccgtagctctctcctctccctctctttttattttgtttcaccattaaaacttagatttaagcttcttaaactttagatttcaccccctaatccttgaaaataattatagaaaccattaaattgaccctcaagaagaagatttggagcaagaaattaaaagaatttgaagatttgaggaagattgaaattcaaagtttaaggttagtgaatttaaaattgaaaattatgtttaatatttgtgttcttgttgtatgtaacttagatcttaacttaaaataaaatgaaattaattgtaggaggactaaacctggattttgatcagctagggtttgatatgtaagtgcatgaatttgattagattataagtgtaggcaagcttatatgaaggtagatgtgatgttggtatgcttaaatgtgattaaatgaaacaatttagtgtgattagggtttcaatgctagggttagtgaaccaaaatttggagaaatgcataaatggcatgtttgacctattatgaagtgaaataatggtcaattatgatcaaatggattgtgtgggaatggtaggaaattgaaccaaattcgtaggttaatggtcatgctgctggcagcatgaccaaacccactttgaaggaccaaaactcaaattttacaagtccaattgatatgccaccaattggagatgaaaatagacataaaagagcacaattttcattaaggaaccatgaccaaaaactgaccaaaacttggtgaaacaattgaccaaagtgaattgatagcaggctgccctgcaccaaactgaccaaatgaacagtaactgttcatttggtcataactcgagctaggtaggtcaaattgacctgaaattttaccagcaattagatatgatatagacctaaaactttcatgaagaacaccaacccaaattaggccattaactcattcaaatcattgagcaaagttaaaattactgtactgaaactctgcagaattttcagttgagcagcaaggtttggatggctataactccctctagaaaactcggatttaggcgattcttgaaccgatggaaacctaagacatagtacaacatttcatatgaagaaagagaGACcagattatgaacttaacttgatcaaattattaaccaaagttggaccaaaaatctgacagcacctaaattgcagtatgagcgattgcacgtgaacgataaacttattttggccataacttgagctacaaaactccgattgaggtgatccaaaaatgagaatacacttaagacaataaggaacattttctatgaaggaagttttgtcaaattccaacagtagatcgaccaatagaatagtgcaacttcggggaaccaaaaccgaaaattggcaattttgccaaaatgacctaagttttgagaaaatgaccaaaaccaacaagtttaatgaccaaaatgtggtatgtgggtgaagttggagttcccatacctattaagccttagaaagtcaactaattgacttaaatagtgcagtgaatagtaacccaaaacataaaatttcgagaatgtcgaatttaacacgttagagctaggtaaatgtgaagctaagtttattttggatttattttaagttctagtactgaaacattgtaaaatttcatgtttcagtggaaaagaataccgggacagaacccgaggggtcgagtcaaggccaataggcgactcgtctgaggtttgtgcacaataaaccctatttaagcattttactcttgaaaaattgatttagcatgcattatgaacatatgaacttttgtgttgccaccttgtgatcaaattgtaactttggaaattgatttgatttttgtatgcaatatttgaatgaaatgtttgaaatggattttatgttcacacttagcatgacagtatcacatttcctcctccatttatggggttgagatcgtttattttcctccctctctggcttgccagttgaggttgtagatcggatgagtactcattagctagctagccacctccctcattggtttcgattaatggggttgagattgctttgtcgtggtgtacaacacggcattgatcggaaattttgtgtcatggcttaagttgtgtacgactttggcaacactgtgtttatgtaattgtttgactaaactgttgtttaatatattatttgacaaaatgagttgttatgagctttgatatttgtgaaatgtgattgtgaagttttcaaattatgtttcttcaataaatgatttatgtatcacattttaaatctttattgtgcaccactgagtatgtttatactcagcgatagtttaatttactgtcgtagataagagcaaggaaaaagcagcagagtgagctgctactgagttgaagatcacatcaagcttttgtacgggtattgttttatacctttatggttattttgatgtaaatactgtaatgtcataagtatcaatgtaaattgagcagttgtaaataaattgtaataatattattttgggtttgtttctgtaaatttaatatttgtaaacataaattttctactttatgttttgtaaatgaagatattaaatacttggagatgagaaatcttgatttgtattgtgaaattatttgaagtgccttgattgagttgatttgagaattattggtggttgggagttgtgaaatatttttagaagtgcttttttacaggtattcgaagaacggttttctcaaaatacagaggaaactctgtcaaaatttttataaaatttgcggaaaactaaaatggccaaaaatattaattagttttaatttcaactaaatgttttaaatatttattagaaacgctcaccacttgtcataaataagaaaattgttttaaaatccctggtagggtacttaatgagttatcggtaggtgaagttcggtagttcattaggtattctacgggatcatgttatgccttacagaggggtaaggtgtgacaggttttgtttgaatttttctccattcttttctaaggttccaaaacatgattttatgTTTCCTACGGGCCTAGCATGAGAT contains:
- the LOC110665351 gene encoding E3 ubiquitin-protein ligase RHF2A, with amino-acid sequence MEGVEETVKSEAHLTSAAAFVEGGIQEACDDACSICLEAFCDSDPSTVTSCKHEFHLQCILEWCQRSSQCPMCWQPISLKDPTSQELLEAVERERSLRFNPSRNATIFHHPTLGDFELEHLPVGANDAELEERIIQHLAAAAAMGRRHIARREGQRNRSSAQGRPQFLVFSSHPNAPAGQISSSPAQREGEPVATISIPTLSSLPANVQEESLQPITPQSSDVQAEPASASSSGSSILASSERENLLNNRRSPNQSSPNSQDRAGPSESQSFSDSMKSKLNAVSMRYKESISKSTRGWRERFFSRSNTMADIGSEVRREVNAGIATVSRMMERLETRENNRTSISSVSNSEEDSSVTESNNQQISETGGGDPMSNTNANMQAPCAASSGSD